In the Malus domestica chromosome 16, GDT2T_hap1 genome, one interval contains:
- the LOC103416746 gene encoding probable E3 ubiquitin-protein ligase XBOS32 isoform X1 has protein sequence MKFLGVMGNSFGCSASGERLVSAARDGDVQEAKALLECNPRLARYSTFGVRNSPLHYSAAQGHHEELSWSGKIIANWDIRSLSCSVYVHQHCALYLGQQTALMQACQHGHWEVVQTLMLSKATIHRADYLNGGTALHFAALNGHSRCIRLLLADYITSTPDFWTTLRNADSNEESITEFNHDVLFQIINRPADGGITALHMAALNGHIESVQLLLGLGASVSKVTAQDGATVDLIVQYDFAGLVIRMYFLNHFDNFAGAGSTALHYAACGGNAECCQILISRGSSLSAENANGWTPVMVARSWHRDWLEEVLTTEEGQSQILPSPYLSLPLMSIMKIARECGWRNNDCLSTFQDPCVVCLEQQCTVAAEGCDHEFCTRCALYLCSTNCTSTASNGPPGSIACPLCRNGIVSFVKLRVARSMAKENARTSLSLSFCTCSSEGSDSSSITTPLYKPEFRCSRKSPLGSFRSLSCQKFPSIKINYNLCMGAPNINPCLVPSSSNRKLRNHLARSSKTGFRRSASQPDGRRSWYSSFNQNVTIGSGC, from the exons ATGAAATTTCTAGGCGTTATGGGAAATTCATTTGGATGTTCAGCATCCGGGGAGCGGTTAGTTTCAGCAGCAAGAGATGGCGATGTTCAAGAAGCCAAGGCCTTGCTGGAATGTAACCCTCGCCTGGCAAGGTACTCCACTTTCGGTGTACGCAATTCCCCTCTCCATTATTCTGCAGCTCAGGGCCACCATGAG GAATTATCGTGGTCAGGTAAAATTATCGCAAATTGGGACATTAGAAGTTTATCCTGCTCAGTTTACGTCCATCAACATTGTGCTCTATATCTTGGTCAACAGACTGCTTTGATGCAAGCTTGCCAACATGGTCATTGGGAGGTTGTTCAGACTTTGATGCTTTCTAAAGCCACC ATTCACAGAGCAGATTATCTGAATGGCGGTACTGCACTTCACTTTGCCGCTTTGAATGGTCATTCTCGATGCATCAGACTCCTCCTGGCTGATTACATTACCAGCACTCCGGATTTTTGGACTACATTAAGGAATGctgatagcaatgaagaatcaATCACAGAGTTTAATCATGA TGTTTTGTTCCAGATAATTAATAGGCCCGCTGATGGAGGAATCACTGCGCTGCATATGGCAGCACTTAATGGTCACATTGAAAGTGTACAACTACTTTTGGGTTTAGGGGCATCTGTTTCTAAGGTAACTGCGCAAGACGGAGCTACAGTTGATCTAATAG TCCAATATGATTTTGCAGGTCTGGTCATTCGGATGTATTTCCTAAACCATTTTGACAACTTTGCAGGTGCTGGAAGCACAGCCCTACACTATGCTGCATGTGGAGGAAATGCAGAATGTTGTCAA ATTTTGATTTCCCGGGGTTCCAGTCTAAGTGCTGAAAATGCGAATGG GTGGACTCCCGTGATGGTGGCTCGTTCGTGGCATAGAGACTGGCTTGAGGAAGTCCTTACCACCGAAGAAGGCCAGTCTCAGATTCTTCCTTCACCATACCTATCCCTTCCCCTTATGAGCATTATGAAGATTGCTAG AGAATGTGGATGGAGGAACAATGATTGTTTATCTACATTTCAAGATCCGTGTGTTGTCTGTTTGGAACAGCAGTGCACAGTGGCCGCAGAAG GTTGTGATCATGAGTTCTGCACAAGATGTGCCTTGTACCTTTGTTCCACAAACTGCACTTCAACTGCGTCTAATGGCCCCCCAGGCTCAATCGCATGTCCTCTCTGCCGAAATGGCATAGTTTCATTTGTCAAGCTTCGAGTAGCAAGATCAATGGCTAAGGAGAATGCAAGAACAAGCTTATCACTATCATTTTGCACATGTTCTTCTGAGGGATCAGATTCCTCCTCAATCACAACTCCACTGTACAAGCCTGAGTTTCGCTGCTCCAGAAAATCCCCTCTCGGGTCTTTTCGGTCCCTCAGCTGCCAGAAGTTCCCATCAATCAAGATCAACTACAACCTTTGCATGGGAGCTCCAAATATCAATCCTTGTTTGGTTCCAAGCTCTAGTAATCGAAAGTTGCGGAACCATTTAGCTAGATCTTCCAAAACCGGCTTTAGGCGATCAGCTTCTCAACCCGATGGCAGAAGGTCGTGGTACTCTTCATTCAATCAAAATGTAACGATTGGCAGTGGATGTTGA
- the LOC103416746 gene encoding probable E3 ubiquitin-protein ligase XBOS32 isoform X4 translates to MKFLGVMGNSFGCSASGERLVSAARDGDVQEAKALLECNPRLARYSTFGVRNSPLHYSAAQGHHEELSWSGKIIANWDIRSLSCSVYVHQHCALYLGQQTALMQACQHGHWEVVQTLMLSKATIHRADYLNGGTALHFAALNGHSRCIRLLLADYITSTPDFWTTLRNADSNEESITEFNHDVLFQIINRPADGGITALHMAALNGHIESVQLLLGLGASVSKVTAQDGATVDLIGAGSTALHYAACGGNAECCQILISRGSSLSAENANGWTPVMVARSWHRDWLEEVLTTEEGQSQILPSPYLSLPLMSIMKIARECGWRNNDCLSTFQDPCVVCLEQQCTVAAEGCDHEFCTRCALYLCSTNCTSTASNGPPGSIACPLCRNGIVSFVKLRVARSMAKENARTSLSLSFCTCSSEGSDSSSITTPLYKPEFRCSRKSPLGSFRSLSCQKFPSIKINYNLCMGAPNINPCLVPSSSNRKLRNHLARSSKTGFRRSASQPDGRRSWYSSFNQNVTIGSGC, encoded by the exons ATGAAATTTCTAGGCGTTATGGGAAATTCATTTGGATGTTCAGCATCCGGGGAGCGGTTAGTTTCAGCAGCAAGAGATGGCGATGTTCAAGAAGCCAAGGCCTTGCTGGAATGTAACCCTCGCCTGGCAAGGTACTCCACTTTCGGTGTACGCAATTCCCCTCTCCATTATTCTGCAGCTCAGGGCCACCATGAG GAATTATCGTGGTCAGGTAAAATTATCGCAAATTGGGACATTAGAAGTTTATCCTGCTCAGTTTACGTCCATCAACATTGTGCTCTATATCTTGGTCAACAGACTGCTTTGATGCAAGCTTGCCAACATGGTCATTGGGAGGTTGTTCAGACTTTGATGCTTTCTAAAGCCACC ATTCACAGAGCAGATTATCTGAATGGCGGTACTGCACTTCACTTTGCCGCTTTGAATGGTCATTCTCGATGCATCAGACTCCTCCTGGCTGATTACATTACCAGCACTCCGGATTTTTGGACTACATTAAGGAATGctgatagcaatgaagaatcaATCACAGAGTTTAATCATGA TGTTTTGTTCCAGATAATTAATAGGCCCGCTGATGGAGGAATCACTGCGCTGCATATGGCAGCACTTAATGGTCACATTGAAAGTGTACAACTACTTTTGGGTTTAGGGGCATCTGTTTCTAAGGTAACTGCGCAAGACGGAGCTACAGTTGATCTAATAG GTGCTGGAAGCACAGCCCTACACTATGCTGCATGTGGAGGAAATGCAGAATGTTGTCAA ATTTTGATTTCCCGGGGTTCCAGTCTAAGTGCTGAAAATGCGAATGG GTGGACTCCCGTGATGGTGGCTCGTTCGTGGCATAGAGACTGGCTTGAGGAAGTCCTTACCACCGAAGAAGGCCAGTCTCAGATTCTTCCTTCACCATACCTATCCCTTCCCCTTATGAGCATTATGAAGATTGCTAG AGAATGTGGATGGAGGAACAATGATTGTTTATCTACATTTCAAGATCCGTGTGTTGTCTGTTTGGAACAGCAGTGCACAGTGGCCGCAGAAG GTTGTGATCATGAGTTCTGCACAAGATGTGCCTTGTACCTTTGTTCCACAAACTGCACTTCAACTGCGTCTAATGGCCCCCCAGGCTCAATCGCATGTCCTCTCTGCCGAAATGGCATAGTTTCATTTGTCAAGCTTCGAGTAGCAAGATCAATGGCTAAGGAGAATGCAAGAACAAGCTTATCACTATCATTTTGCACATGTTCTTCTGAGGGATCAGATTCCTCCTCAATCACAACTCCACTGTACAAGCCTGAGTTTCGCTGCTCCAGAAAATCCCCTCTCGGGTCTTTTCGGTCCCTCAGCTGCCAGAAGTTCCCATCAATCAAGATCAACTACAACCTTTGCATGGGAGCTCCAAATATCAATCCTTGTTTGGTTCCAAGCTCTAGTAATCGAAAGTTGCGGAACCATTTAGCTAGATCTTCCAAAACCGGCTTTAGGCGATCAGCTTCTCAACCCGATGGCAGAAGGTCGTGGTACTCTTCATTCAATCAAAATGTAACGATTGGCAGTGGATGTTGA